A DNA window from Choristoneura fumiferana chromosome 2, NRCan_CFum_1, whole genome shotgun sequence contains the following coding sequences:
- the LOC141445490 gene encoding uncharacterized protein yields the protein MNDFKYNVTKHVTENGNLILICPDITIESKVNWCKDSKHLNSSFRNNMAESMNEPHLTIDAYNALYILHATKTDEGVYSCIVDGKTIQNFSVKVDPKYRFLNQDFIRHSMYLGFVLSLTMTCYCAGICVAWQRRASFADPLNLMRRKHNYSFEERKRLIKD from the exons ATGaatgattttaaatacaatGTTACCAAACATGTAACAGAAAATGGTAACTTAATTCTCATTTGTCCTGATATTACTATAGAGTCTAAAGTAAATTGGTGTAAGGACAGTAAGCACTTAAATTCTTCGTTCAG AAATAACATGGCTGAATCTATGAATGAACCCCACTTAACGATAGATGCATATAATGCTCTTTACATACTGCATGCTACAAAAACTGATGAGGGTGTGTATTCATGTATCGTTGATGGAAAAACTATACAAAACTTTTCTGTAAAAGTGGATCCCAAGTACAGATTTTTAAATCAAG ACTTTATCCGCCATTCTATGTATCTTGGGTTTGTGCTTTCATTAACAATGACTTGCTATTGTGCTGGCATTTGTGTAGCATGGCAAAGACGTGCATCATTCGCTGACCCTTTAAATTTGATGAGAAGAAAGCATAATTACTCTTTTGAAGAGCGTAAGCGCCTTATTAaggattaa
- the rtv gene encoding QVR superfamily protein rtv: protein MNCHALLICILVGLSLLQKAECLNKRCIRCRSRGELGSCGDPLPFNVTDPDAEPGIHAVACPSGWCGKMIQGTTGAFRTDDYGSATERMCLQRPPSDYEERCAYTMWNYKKVYMCFCTGDLCNSGFRMSISYYSILAAVLVAAFNI from the exons ATGAATTGTCACGCACTGCTTATTTGTATATTAGTTGGCTTATCTCTTCTACAAAAAGCTGAAT GTTTAAACAAAAGGTGTATTAGATGTAGATCGAGAGGTGAGCTGGGCAGTTGTGGAGACCCACTGCCCTTCAACGTGACAGATCCAGATGCGGAACCCGGTATACATGCTGTTGCTTGTCCATCGGGGTGGTGCGGCAAGATGATCCAGGGCACTACTGGAGCATTCAGAACTGATG ACTATGGTTCTGCAACTGAAAGAATGTGCCTGCAGCGTCCACCGAGTGACTATGAAGAACGATGTGCATACACTATGTGGAATTATAAGAAAGTTTACATGTGTTTCTGTACTGGCGATTTATGCAATTCTGGCTTTAGAATGTCTATATCCTATTATAGTATACTGGCAGCTGTTTTAGTAGctgcttttaatatttag
- the LOC141444468 gene encoding uncharacterized protein yields MKVNVASLFVFAVQFAHICCTQFASHVSVNTPARSFTHGVGDPLPSRRAYQGSRNLRRPPVRHRQRSGGYPRIQPSIPFTDEEVRGTGINSLPFQYDSNMETSIPVLPLSPYKVDSPDPESLWPEGLFLPPVNPARFRSFGRRTDSTPETVDPYLLEGSEAIAAVSRAQHHGLYYFHDIPHIASLLTNQELRVANHLEPHRIASIRHTWPYNRP; encoded by the exons AAAGTCAACGTGGCCAGCCTGTTTGTTTTCGCCGTACAATTCGCACACATATGCTGCACGCAGTTCGCGTCTCATGTCAGCGTGAACACGCCAGCACGGAGTTTCACCCACGGCGTCGGGGACCCGTTGCCTTCCCGGCGGGCTTATCAGGGCTCTAGGAATTTAAGAA GGCCTCCGGTACGGCACAGGCAGCGCAGCGGTGGTTACCCCCGTATTCAACCTTCTATTCCGTTCACCGACGAAGAGGTTCGAGGCACCGGTATCAATTCGCTGCCGTTTCAGTACGACAGTAATATGG AAACCTCAATACCCGTGCTCCCGCTATCGCCGTATAAAGTAGACTCGCCCGACCCTGAATCCCTTTGGCCGGAGGGCCTGTTCCTGCCGCCTGTCAACCCAGCTCGCTTCAGGAGCTTCGGCCGTCGCACTGACTCCA CACCAGAAACCGTAGACCCGTATCTGCTAGAAGGCTCGGAGGCGATCGCAGCGGTCAGCAGAGCTCAACACCATGGGCTATACTACTTCCATGACATCCCTCACATTGCCTCGCTCCTCACAAACCAGGAGCTAAGGGTAGCAAACCACCTCGAACCGCACCGGATCGCGAGCATACGTCACACCTGGCCCTACAACCGACCATAG